A genomic segment from Canis lupus baileyi chromosome 13, mCanLup2.hap1, whole genome shotgun sequence encodes:
- the COL8A2 gene encoding collagen alpha-2(VIII) chain isoform X1 translates to MRGPLALLPLLPLLLGCGPRAATGGGAGGAAGYAPVKYVQPMHKGPAGPPFREGKGQYLEMPLPLLPMDLKGEPGPPGKPGPRGPPGPPGFPGKPGTGKPGLHGQPGPAGPPGFSRMGKAGPPGLPGKAGPPGQPGLRGEPGIRGDQGLRGPPGPPGLPGPSGIAVPGKPGPQGVPGPPGFGGEPGPQGEPGPPGDRGLKGDNGVGQPGLPGAPGQGGAPGPPGLPGPAGLGKPGLDGLPGAPGDKGESGPPGVPGPRGEPGALGPKGPPGVDGVGVPGAAGVPGPQGPAGAKGEPGARGLPGLIGPTGYGVPGLPGPKGDRGPAGVPGLLGDRGEPGEDGEPGEQGPQGLGGPPGLPGSAGLPGRRGPPGPKGEVGPGGPPGVAGIRGDQGPTGLAGKPGPPGERGLPGAHGPPGPTGPKGEPGFTGRPGGPGVAGVLGQKGDLGLPGQPGLRGPSGIPGLQGPAGPIGPQGLPGLKGEPGLPGAPGEGRVGEPGVAGPVGPPGVPGSPGLTGPPGPPGPPGPPGAPGALDETGVAGLHLPNGGVEGAVLGKGGKPQFGLGELSAHATPAFTAVLTSPFPASGMPVKFDRTLYNGHSGYNPATGIFTCPVGGVYYFAYHVHVKGTNVWVALYKNNVPATYTYDEYKKGYLDQASGGAVLQLRPNDQVWVQMPSDQANGLYSTEYIHSSFSGFLLCPT, encoded by the exons ATGCGGGGGCCCCTggcgctgctgccgctgctgccgctgctgctcgGCTGCGGGCCCCGCGCGGCCACCGGAGGCGGGGCTGGCGGCGCCGCGGGCTACGCGCCCGTGAAGTACGTGCAGCCCATGCACAAGGGACCCGCGGGGCCGCCCTTCCGCGAGGGCAAGGGCCAGTACCTGG aaATGCCTCTACCGCTGCTGCCGATGGACCTGAAAGGCGAGCCAGGTCCGCCCGGGAAGCCGGGGCCTCGGGGCCCCCCTGGCCCTCCTGGCTTCCCAGGAAAACCGGGCACGGGAAAGCCGGGGCTGCATGGGCAGCCTGGCCCCGCTGGCCCCCCTGGCTTCTCCCGGATGGGCAAGGCTGGtcccccagggctcccaggcAAGGCTGGACCCCCAGGACAGCCAGGGCTTCGGGGGGAGCCGGGGATTCGGGGGGACCAGGGCCTTCGGGGGCCCCCAGGAcctcctggcctccctgggccctcAGGCATCGCTGTCCCTGGGAAGCCAGGCCCCCAAGGGGTGCCGGGGCCCCCAGGGTTCGGGGGGGAGCCAgggccccagggggagcctgggcCCCCAGGTGATCGAGGCCTCAAGGGGGATAATGGAGTGGGGCAGCCAGGGCTACCGggggccccagggcagggaggcgCCCCTGGACCCCCTGGCCTTCCTGGTCCAGCTGGCTTGGGCAAACCAGGTTTGGATGGGCTTCCTGGGGCCCCTGGAGATAAGGGGGAGTCAGGGCCTCCCGGGGTGCCAGGACCCAGGGGGGAGCCAGGGGCTCTGGGCCCAAAAGGGCCCCCTGgagtggatggtgtgggggtccCTGGGGCAGCGGGGGTGCCAGGGCCACAGGGCCCAGCAGGGGCCAAAGGGGAACCAGGAGCCCGGGGCCTCCCCGGCCTGATAGGCCCCACGGGCTATGGGGTACCAGGACTGCCAGGCCCCAAGGGGGACAGGGGCCCAGCTGGGGTCCCAGGACTCTTGGGGGACAGGGGGGAGCCAGGGGAGGATGGGGAGCCAGGAGAGCAGGGCCCACAGGGCCTTGGGGGACCCCCGGGACTTCCAGGGTCTGCAGGACTCCCTGGCAGACGTGGACCCCCAGGGCCCAAGGGGGAAGTAGGGCCTGGAGGACCCCCAGGAGTGGCTGGTATTCGGGGTGACCAGGGACCTACTGGCCTGGCTGGGAAACCCGGGCCCCCAGGAGAGAGGGGACTCCCTGGGGCCCACGGACCCCCAGGACCAACTGGGCCCAAAGGTGAGCCGGGTTTCACAGGCCGCCCTGGGGGACCGGGGGTGGCAGGAGTCCTGGGGCAGAAGGGAGACTTGGGGCTCCCCGGACAGCCCGGCCTGAGGGGCCCCTCAGGAATCCCCGGGCTCCAGGGCCCAGCCGGTCCTATCGGGCCCCAGGGACTGCCGGGCCTGAAGGGAGAACCTGGCTTACCCGGGGCCCCTGGAGAGGGGCGAGTGGGGGAACCGGGAGTGGCTGGGCCCGTGGGGCCCCCGGGGGTCCCCGGCTCCCCAGGCCTCACTGGCCCTCCTGGGCCTCCCGGGCCCCCAGGGCCTCCAGGTGCCCCCGGGGCCTTGGATGAGACTGGGGTGGCCGGCCTGCACCTGCCCAACGGCGGCGTGGAGGGCGCCGTGCTGGGCAAGGGGGGCAAGCCGCAGTTCGGCCTGGGGGAGCTGTCGGCCCACGCCACGCCCGCCTTCACCGCCGTGCTCACGTCGCCCTTCCCCGCCTCCGGGATGCCCGTCAAGTTCGACCGGACTCTGTACAACGGCCACAGCGGCTACAACCCGGCCACCGGCATCTTCACCTGCCCCGTGGGCGGCGTCTACTACTTTGCCTACCACGTGCACGTCAAGGGCACCAACGTGTGGGTGGCCCTGTACAAGAACAACGTG
- the COL8A2 gene encoding collagen alpha-2(VIII) chain isoform X2, translating into MPLPLLPMDLKGEPGPPGKPGPRGPPGPPGFPGKPGTGKPGLHGQPGPAGPPGFSRMGKAGPPGLPGKAGPPGQPGLRGEPGIRGDQGLRGPPGPPGLPGPSGIAVPGKPGPQGVPGPPGFGGEPGPQGEPGPPGDRGLKGDNGVGQPGLPGAPGQGGAPGPPGLPGPAGLGKPGLDGLPGAPGDKGESGPPGVPGPRGEPGALGPKGPPGVDGVGVPGAAGVPGPQGPAGAKGEPGARGLPGLIGPTGYGVPGLPGPKGDRGPAGVPGLLGDRGEPGEDGEPGEQGPQGLGGPPGLPGSAGLPGRRGPPGPKGEVGPGGPPGVAGIRGDQGPTGLAGKPGPPGERGLPGAHGPPGPTGPKGEPGFTGRPGGPGVAGVLGQKGDLGLPGQPGLRGPSGIPGLQGPAGPIGPQGLPGLKGEPGLPGAPGEGRVGEPGVAGPVGPPGVPGSPGLTGPPGPPGPPGPPGAPGALDETGVAGLHLPNGGVEGAVLGKGGKPQFGLGELSAHATPAFTAVLTSPFPASGMPVKFDRTLYNGHSGYNPATGIFTCPVGGVYYFAYHVHVKGTNVWVALYKNNVPATYTYDEYKKGYLDQASGGAVLQLRPNDQVWVQMPSDQANGLYSTEYIHSSFSGFLLCPT; encoded by the coding sequence ATGCCTCTACCGCTGCTGCCGATGGACCTGAAAGGCGAGCCAGGTCCGCCCGGGAAGCCGGGGCCTCGGGGCCCCCCTGGCCCTCCTGGCTTCCCAGGAAAACCGGGCACGGGAAAGCCGGGGCTGCATGGGCAGCCTGGCCCCGCTGGCCCCCCTGGCTTCTCCCGGATGGGCAAGGCTGGtcccccagggctcccaggcAAGGCTGGACCCCCAGGACAGCCAGGGCTTCGGGGGGAGCCGGGGATTCGGGGGGACCAGGGCCTTCGGGGGCCCCCAGGAcctcctggcctccctgggccctcAGGCATCGCTGTCCCTGGGAAGCCAGGCCCCCAAGGGGTGCCGGGGCCCCCAGGGTTCGGGGGGGAGCCAgggccccagggggagcctgggcCCCCAGGTGATCGAGGCCTCAAGGGGGATAATGGAGTGGGGCAGCCAGGGCTACCGggggccccagggcagggaggcgCCCCTGGACCCCCTGGCCTTCCTGGTCCAGCTGGCTTGGGCAAACCAGGTTTGGATGGGCTTCCTGGGGCCCCTGGAGATAAGGGGGAGTCAGGGCCTCCCGGGGTGCCAGGACCCAGGGGGGAGCCAGGGGCTCTGGGCCCAAAAGGGCCCCCTGgagtggatggtgtgggggtccCTGGGGCAGCGGGGGTGCCAGGGCCACAGGGCCCAGCAGGGGCCAAAGGGGAACCAGGAGCCCGGGGCCTCCCCGGCCTGATAGGCCCCACGGGCTATGGGGTACCAGGACTGCCAGGCCCCAAGGGGGACAGGGGCCCAGCTGGGGTCCCAGGACTCTTGGGGGACAGGGGGGAGCCAGGGGAGGATGGGGAGCCAGGAGAGCAGGGCCCACAGGGCCTTGGGGGACCCCCGGGACTTCCAGGGTCTGCAGGACTCCCTGGCAGACGTGGACCCCCAGGGCCCAAGGGGGAAGTAGGGCCTGGAGGACCCCCAGGAGTGGCTGGTATTCGGGGTGACCAGGGACCTACTGGCCTGGCTGGGAAACCCGGGCCCCCAGGAGAGAGGGGACTCCCTGGGGCCCACGGACCCCCAGGACCAACTGGGCCCAAAGGTGAGCCGGGTTTCACAGGCCGCCCTGGGGGACCGGGGGTGGCAGGAGTCCTGGGGCAGAAGGGAGACTTGGGGCTCCCCGGACAGCCCGGCCTGAGGGGCCCCTCAGGAATCCCCGGGCTCCAGGGCCCAGCCGGTCCTATCGGGCCCCAGGGACTGCCGGGCCTGAAGGGAGAACCTGGCTTACCCGGGGCCCCTGGAGAGGGGCGAGTGGGGGAACCGGGAGTGGCTGGGCCCGTGGGGCCCCCGGGGGTCCCCGGCTCCCCAGGCCTCACTGGCCCTCCTGGGCCTCCCGGGCCCCCAGGGCCTCCAGGTGCCCCCGGGGCCTTGGATGAGACTGGGGTGGCCGGCCTGCACCTGCCCAACGGCGGCGTGGAGGGCGCCGTGCTGGGCAAGGGGGGCAAGCCGCAGTTCGGCCTGGGGGAGCTGTCGGCCCACGCCACGCCCGCCTTCACCGCCGTGCTCACGTCGCCCTTCCCCGCCTCCGGGATGCCCGTCAAGTTCGACCGGACTCTGTACAACGGCCACAGCGGCTACAACCCGGCCACCGGCATCTTCACCTGCCCCGTGGGCGGCGTCTACTACTTTGCCTACCACGTGCACGTCAAGGGCACCAACGTGTGGGTGGCCCTGTACAAGAACAACGTG